In Topomyia yanbarensis strain Yona2022 chromosome 2, ASM3024719v1, whole genome shotgun sequence, one DNA window encodes the following:
- the LOC131685471 gene encoding zinc finger protein 239-like yields the protein MKDDSVDRDDEITSEQKLQNQVDKLSKSNCPELNLLNPALVTENGLIASTYTQTGERPFICDICGKGFPKKFTLVSHKRRHAGDLRLSCDLCEKRFFSNTDLVYHRRTHTGERPYKCATCDRDFIKGSELIAHTRLHTGERPFKCDICGKTYTRNYQLTAHKRTHASGESPKNFECEICGRRYKFNGQLVLHKRSHTGDRRLSCDICGKTFINGSSLNAHKRIHTDEKSHECDICGKKFFSGIAVVYHRRTHTGDRPHKCTTCERRFVREVDLVIHTRTHSGERPFKCDTCSKTFTQKAHYNVHMRIHTGEQLAKPHKCDVCGKAYTRNRDLELHRCIHST from the exons ATGAAAGATGATAGTGTTGATCGAGATGATGAAATTACCTCAGAGCAGAAGCTGCAAAATCAAGTTGATAAGTTATCAAAATCTAATTGCCCCGAACTAAATCTGTTGAATCCCGCACTAGTTACAGAGAACGGTTTGATTGCCAGTACATACACCCAAACAG GCGAGCGTCCTTTCATATGTGATATATGTGGCAAAGGATTCCCGAAGAAATTTACCCTAGTTAGCCACAAGCGAAGGCATGCGGGAGATTTGCGGTTGTCCTGTGACTTATGTGAAAAAAGATTCTTTTCCAACACTGACCTTGTATACCACCGGCGAACGCATACTGGCGAGCGGCCCTACAAATGTGCCACCTGTGATCGAGATTTTATCAAAGGAAGTGAACTGATCGCTCACACACGGCTTCATACAGGGGAGAGACCTTTCAAATGTGATATATGCGGCAAAACATACACCCGAAATTACCAACTTACGGCTCACAAACGCACCCATGCTAGTGGTGAATCTCCTAAAAATTTCGAGTGCGAGATATGTGGCAGAAGATACAAGTTCAATGGACAGTTAGTTTTACACAAACGTAGCCATACCGGAGACCGGCGACTGTCATGTGACATCTGTGGCAAAACATTTATCAATGGCAGTAGTCTTAATGCTCACAAGCGAATTCATACAGATGAGAAGTCGCACGAATGCGACATATGCGGTAAGAAATTTTTCTCTGGCATTGCCGTCGTGTACCATCGGCGAACCCATACTGGCGATAGACCACATAAATGTACTACATGCGAACGACGGTTCGTCCGGGAAGTTGATCTCGTCATCCATACGCGTACCCATTCAGGAGAACGGCCTTTTAAATGCGATACGTGTAGCAAAACTTTCACCCAAAAGGCTCATTATAATGTTCATATGCGCATTCATACTGGCGAGCAGTTAGCTAAGCCCCACAAGTGTGATGTTTGTGGTAAAGCATACACACGAAACCGGGATTTAGAGCTACACAGATGCATCCATTCTACTTGA
- the LOC131685472 gene encoding zinc finger protein 239-like → MELAMVTILEQQIAKIDYPAPESSDLKSIDDVCHSEAPQQTPRDNQPSSESIHFETANDVPDNKEASKCPICEKLFSEPRLMARHMIIHNGERRHKCETCARQFLRKNDLTAHVRTHTGEKPFVCDICGKGYTRNGHLTSHKRLHTENTFKCDVCGKIFVDHFRLVIHKNIHSGERPHTCDVCGKTYFDPNQLVLHKRKHNSERPYKCDICGKGYLVNNHLVKHKLIHTGERPLACDICGKGFRDGSSLNVHKRIHTDAKPHECDICGMKFFASMHLMYHRRTHTGERPHKCDLCGKAFIRSTILEIHMRTHTGDRRYQCDICGSKFGEGGQLKRHQRIHTGERPYKCDICERDFPYRESFVKHRKSHTIKREGVV, encoded by the coding sequence ATGGAATTAGCAATGGTAACAATTCTAGAACAGCAGATTGCAAAGATTGACTATCCAGCACCGGAATCCTCTGACCTGAAAAGCATCGATGATGTCTGTCATAGCGAAGCACCACAACAGACTCCAAGAGATAACCAGCCTTCGTCGGAATCCATCCACTTCGAGACGGCAAACGATGTCCCCGACAATAAAGAAGCATCCAAATGTCCTATCTGTGAAAAATTGTTCTCCGAACCACGTTTGATGGCACGCCATATGATCATCCACAATGGTGAACGACGCCACAAATGTGAAACCTGCGCGCGACAATTTTTACGAAAGAATGATCTCACCGCTCATGTACGCACTCATACCGGAGAGAAACCTTTTGTGTGCGATATATGTGGCAAAGGATATACCAGAAACGGTCATCTGACTTCGCACAAACGTCTACACACCGAGAACACGTTCAAATGTGATGTGTGTGGAAAAATCTTTGTTGACCATTTTCGATTGGTCATCCACAAAAACATTCATAGCGGAGAGCGACCCCACACATGTGACGTATGTGGCAAAACGTACTTTGACCCGAATCAGCTTGTGCTGCACAAACGCAAACATAACAGCGAGCGACCATACAAGTGTGATATTTGTGGCAAAGGATACCTCGTAAACAACCATCTCGTGAAGCACAAGCTTATTCATACAGGCGAGCGCCCGCTGGCGTGTGACATATGTGGTAAAGGATTCCGGGACGGCAGTTCTCTCAATGTTCACAAACGTATTCACACGGACGCAAAACCCCACGAATGTGACATCTGTGGTATGAAGTTCTTTGCCAGCATGCACTTGATGTACCACCGACGAACCCATACCGGCGAACGGCCACACAAATGCGATCTTTGTGGCAAAGCATTTATCAGAAGCACAATTCTGGAGATACACATGCGAACGCATACCGGTGATCGGCGCTATCAGTGTGACATATGTGGGTCGAAGTTCGGGGAGGGAGGACAGCTGAAACGACACCAGCGCATTCATACCGGCGAGCGGCCGTATAAGTGCGATATCTGCGAACGAGACTTTCCATATCGGGAGAGCTTTGTGAAGCATCGTAAAAGTCACACAATAAAACGTGAAGGCGTGGTTTGA